The window GAAACGCTGGTAGAAGCAGGGGTCGGCATATACATTGACACAGAGCAGCACCAGCATCAGCGCCTTCGAGAAACGCATGCCTCCCACAGGGTGAGTGAACCCTGGTGTCGACGCCGTCGCCGCGCGTATCCCGGCCATGCCGCCAACGCTGTCATATATCTGCGGAAAGACCATGCAGACGCTCACTATCATGAAGAAAAAGAAGATCATATCAGTCACAGCGACCCCCATCAGGCCACCGAGACAGGTGAGAATGATAGTAAATACGACTACAAATATGCAAACATACATTTTATTGACGCCCCAGGCCGCCTCGCCGATAAAACCTGTCGCCGTTATTTCTCCCAGCTTTGAACAGTACATGAAGAGGAATATCGAGGCAACGATAGCCGCTACTCTGCCATAAGAGTTGGCAATGGCATCTGGAACAGTCACATCGGAACGCATATGGACACGCGGCCCTACCCACATTGCAAGCGGCAGGCGCACCACGTGTGCTCCGATAGACCAGACAAACCAGGAGGCCAGCCCAAAGACCGAAGCATAGCCGATGGCACCAACGACACCGTTGCCACCGTACCATGAGGCAATAAGCGAACCAACTACGAGCGACCATGGAAGACTTCTGTTCGCGAGATAATAGCTCTCCATGTCGGAGACTGATTTGGAGAAATAATAGCCTACTGAGAGCACTGCAATTGCAGCAATTACTATAATGATATTATCAATACCGGTTAACATGAATCCAACACCCCTTCTTTTGAGCGTCCTGTGGGCGCTTTTATCTCAAGAAAATTCCTGACTAAGCGAAAAATGCCGTCTCTTCTATATTTTTACTATTGTGATAGCGCCAACCGGACAGTTACTTGAACAGATGGTACAGCCCCAACAATCCTTTTCATCAAACGTGATTTTGCGCCCTTCATTTTTGAAAGCGCCGAAGTTGCAGACTTTTGCGCACTTACCGCATCCGACACATTTTTTCTCGTCCCATATTATGCGGTATCTTTGTTTTGGCCAAATACCCTGTGTGCCGATCCTCTTCGAAGCGCGGATCGGATAGCAGCAATCCCCGCAGCAGTTGCATATCGCAGCATTTTCTTCAGAGGTATGCATGAGGCCGCTTTTATCGGCTAGGCGGATGATCTCTTTTGCCTCTTCTTTTGTCAGCGGCCTTCCGTGCCCGCGGTCCCATTCGGAATTGAGCCCTCTCTTAAAGAGGACGCAGACATTACGTGGCTTTTCACAGTTTAGCGCCACGCTTTTGCAATTGCATGGGACCATGTAGGGTTCGCATTTAATGGAATCTATCAGAGCAAGTGTCTCATCAAGGGTAAAGAAGAAGGCGTTTTCAATAAGCCCCTCCCCTTTCAGCGCGGTTTCGAGGCGGGGCTTCGCCTTTTCCATATACTGTGCCACATACCATTCGTCGATTTTCTTGCGTTCGGGCGCGGGTATCTTCGCCCAAACCTCAGGTTCGTACTGCGTAAAAAATGCCAACCTCGTGTAGAAATTGGCTGGACGGAAAAATACTTTCCCTTCATCCTCAGCTTTATTGAAAACGCCGCGTGAATAAGCCTCTTTGATGAAGTTATCCGGGTCTTCGGTGAAATTTCTTAACAAAGTGAGAAGTTCGTCGGGAGAATAATTTCGTGGCTCCATCATCTCAAGCAAATGGAGCTCTTCCGTTCGTAGGAACATATCCATAAACGGCAGGGCAATATCTGGCACTTCGAACAATTTTGCAGCCTTATCGTACATTTGTTACACCGCCTTCTATTTTTATTAGAGTATCAGCAGAGCAAAACAAAATATTTTAGAATAACTATAAGGAACAAAATTACGTGTTGTTTTATTGATTTTATGTCTTACATGCAGCATGTAACATGTAACTGCGGGTATGTTATACTTATGAAAAGATTTTGTCAAGTTTCAAGAGGGAGAATAATAATGTCATTTTTCCATAATGAATCATTGCGAAAA is drawn from Cloacibacillus porcorum and contains these coding sequences:
- a CDS encoding sodium:solute symporter family protein gives rise to the protein MLTGIDNIIIVIAAIAVLSVGYYFSKSVSDMESYYLANRSLPWSLVVGSLIASWYGGNGVVGAIGYASVFGLASWFVWSIGAHVVRLPLAMWVGPRVHMRSDVTVPDAIANSYGRVAAIVASIFLFMYCSKLGEITATGFIGEAAWGVNKMYVCIFVVVFTIILTCLGGLMGVAVTDMIFFFFMIVSVCMVFPQIYDSVGGMAGIRAATASTPGFTHPVGGMRFSKALMLVLLCVNVYADPCFYQRFSASNSAKTARRAMLANFCICIIFDAVTIIAGMAVRVKFPGMQPEGAYVHMVLSELPVGMRSLFVIGLFGAIISTIDSYYLVGGATLAKDIYARIFAKEELSDKKLVNLSRVGACLLGFMGISLFFRFRLAYDAVVFLTSLWMSTGFVPLLMVLMYNGKKTQAAGLLSMAAGCLAFAYLSFNPIMISESFGKLEPILVSLPLSFIFWVIGSKIGKDTEINKKAIKC
- a CDS encoding 4Fe-4S dicluster-binding protein — encoded protein: MYDKAAKLFEVPDIALPFMDMFLRTEELHLLEMMEPRNYSPDELLTLLRNFTEDPDNFIKEAYSRGVFNKAEDEGKVFFRPANFYTRLAFFTQYEPEVWAKIPAPERKKIDEWYVAQYMEKAKPRLETALKGEGLIENAFFFTLDETLALIDSIKCEPYMVPCNCKSVALNCEKPRNVCVLFKRGLNSEWDRGHGRPLTKEEAKEIIRLADKSGLMHTSEENAAICNCCGDCCYPIRASKRIGTQGIWPKQRYRIIWDEKKCVGCGKCAKVCNFGAFKNEGRKITFDEKDCWGCTICSSNCPVGAITIVKI